The stretch of DNA ttgtggcgagtgtaagcctttatcttgtattctcatctattcagtacatggtatgttgtaatgatatccaccttggtatgcgctcgaaatgcggttgtgccccaatcatgagttcatcacgtgattgggatataaTCGCATCTTGAGCGCTACACAAACATGGTAGTTACCTGAGCCACACGTGACCATGGAGCCGCTCTGGTAGTTGTTGACGTGAACAAAGTATGTCGCCTAAGTGGCAAGGGTACTAGAGGAAAGCCAAGGGCTGGCTTGGTTTCATATTAATGAATAAGCAAAGAAGTTTTCAAGACACAGGTGCCAATTTAGACATGATCAATGTTGCTTGTCTGTGTATTACGATGCCCAGCAACACGCGTGATCTaggccccggggctcctgtcggtgcagtaAACATGAGTGTTTACTACCCTGACTTATGCGCAGACAAGTAGCAACTCCCCCGCCAAGTTGGAGCCTCCGAACAAGCGACCAAACTCAAGAAGACAACTCTTCGAAGATCAATGAGCACATCAAGAAGACCAAGGGTTGAAACAAGTTGCGAGATCTACAATAGAAGCAACCCTTGCCGGCAAGGAGAGACCCGACAAGCTCCGTCGCCCGCGGACCCCCACCAACTACTAGCGCTCCACCTCCCTAGCCAGCTGGTCGCTGGGCGGTGAGGTGTCGAGCCCGCAGGTAGTTAGGTGGAGATGGCCAACACGTGGCAGCATACTGGGAGTGAAATTACCTTTATCGACGCCCGTCCTAGCAGCGTGTCAAGATAATAGGAGTTAGCTGTAGTAAGCGGTACAATACACTTGTCGGGGTTTCTCCTCCTTGCGACACCTAGAGATGCATTAAATGCTCTTTGTCCTAACTAGCAGAGTTAGATATGATAGCGTTGTTTCTATCTAGTCACTATGTAATGACTATTTTGCCATTGTGGTATTCCTTTACACTATAAAAGGAGGATCGGGGCAACCTTTAGAGGGGTTCGAACCCATTCAAACTCAGACGCACTCTTGCTCGTGTAGCTGCCACCCCACGCCTTGCCGGGGAAGAGCGCTCCTTTGTAATTGTGCATCCACGTTcctaatataatcaagcaggagtagggtattacacctgaaaggtggcccgaacctgggtaaacgatcgtcGTGCTCTCTGTTCATCCTGCTCTCTACGTTTAGTGCATTCCCCTCGCCGAACCACGAAGGGACCTGTTGGTCCCATAGATCGTCGTTCCACACTGACACTGTCGCCTTTGCCCTCACGTCGCTGCACTTTCGAAACACCTGCTCCACCGAGGAAACGTGAGCAGAGGAGCCCACCGTCCAATAGTTGTCCGAGTTCAAAGCCGGCCCCGCCAAAGCCATCCAATTTGCGGAATCGGGCACCCACGTCGCGCTGCCCGGATCCACACGCCTCTCCTCGGAGGCGGAGTTGGACGCCCCTCCGGCACCGGTACAGGTGACCGCCCCCCTAGCGCCACAACTGTGTCGTGCTAGAGGTGTCGGGCTCCAACTACGAGGGGTCTATCGTGGACCTCACATTGAGCAACGGCGTCCAGGCCACGAGCTCCGATGAGGAAATAGTAGGGTGGGGAGACGGCACTGCCTTGCCTCCTGTAAGCCGTTCCGTGTCCCATGTCCactcttcctcgccggcgaccgcACCTTCACTCCCGGGGCTCAGCCGGCCGGCGAATAGGACACAAACATGAAGATGAACTAGCCCTGACGAAGATTTAGACTAGGCTTTACATTCCATGTAATTGCGTGGATTCGAGGATTTGGTAATGAGGTATCTGGTTGTGGAAGAAGACATTAGGATGTGATCAGTCATTGTGTGCGGACGTGTTCACGAAATTTGAGAGGCCGGATTAGCTAGATGCGGTTATAGAAGCTCTTACAATCTACTCTTGGAACCCAATTTCTCCCAAAATCTTGAACCCATTTTTTTTTTTACAATCCTAGTAGTTGTTTACATCCTAACTAGCTAGGATTGTAAAAACAAAATATGAGTTAAATATTCTGAGAGAAGCTGGGTCAATTCTCAAGATTTTGAGAGAATCGGTCAAAAGAACTGGGCCACAATATCGTCGAATTTGACTTGGTAAAAAGCACGTGAAGGCATGCGATAAATCTTCACATGTTGACAGTGGAGTAGTTTACACTGCCATCACAAAAGAAACAAAGCCACTCTCGATAAACGTCGGGTGATTCACATGGGATGCTTCCTCGTTCCCGTTGTAAACTGTAATCTTCTCCCCTCCCCAGTCCCCTCCCCGTCGCCTTTGCGCTCGCGTCGGCCGCACTTTCGAAACGCCCGCTCCACCGAGGAGTGTAGACTAGAGGAGCCCACCGTCCAGCAGTCGTCCGAGTTCAAAGCCGGCCCCGCCAAAGCCATCCAATTTGGCCGCGCCGCGCGGATCCACGCGCCCGCCTCTCCTCGGCGCAGTGGAGTGGAGCGGAGCGGAGTCCCGCCCGCCGTAATTAAGCCCGACCGGGGTAGGCGATTCCCAGGGCGCAGCGTTGACCCCCGTCCCGCTCTCCCACCCCACCCACCACCCCCCATCCCTCCCCCCACGTCACGGGTCTCGCTCCCTCCGCCCTGCCTGCCGCCGCGCCGCTCGTCCCTCCCGCCCTGCTCCACGGCGTGCGTNNNNNNNNNNNNNNNNNNNNNNNNNNNNNNNNNNNNNNNNNNNNNNNNNNNNNNNNNNNNNNNNNNNNNNNNNNNNNNNNNNNNNNNNNNNNNNNNNNNNNNNNNNNNNNNNNNNNNNNNNNNNNNNNNNNNNNNNNNNNNNNNNNNNNNNNNNNNNNNNNNNNNNNNNNNNNNNNNNNNNNNNNNNNNNNNNNNNNNNNNNNNNNNNNNNNNNNNNNNNNNNNNNNNNNNNNNNNNNNNNNNNNNNNNNNNNNNNNNNNNNNNNNNNNNNNNNNNNNNNNNNNNNNNNNNNNNNNNNNNNNNNNNNNNNNNNNNNNNNNNNNNNNNNNNNNNNNNNNNNNNNNNNNNNNGCGCCTCCCCCGCGCCCTCGCTGGATCCTGCCCCGGCGAGATCCCACCCCCGCCCCGGCGAGATCCCGCGGTCGCAGCTCCAGCCCCACGCCCGCCGCCGTCCCCCCGTATCGCTCGGTGCGATGTGCTGGTAAACAAGGTCTGCTCTGCTCCCTCCCCGTCGTCGTTGCTTTGCCTCTCCTCTGACCGGGCCGCGGCCAGCGTCGGATGCCATGGGCAGCGGCGCGTCACGGCTGCTCACCGCGTGCGCGTGCTCGCGGCCGGCGCCGGCGTCCGTCGACGCCGAGCCCTGCCTGGACGACGCGCTCGGCCACTCCTTCTGCTACGCCTCCGCCGCCGCATACTCCTCCTCCTTCCGCCACGGCATCTCCGGCGCCGCGCTCTCCGCCAACTCCTCCGTGCCCGTGCCGctctacctctcctcctccgccgccggcgcGGGCTCCGTGCCGCAGAACTACTCCTCCGCGTTCCacacatcctcctccttctcctccgcgCCGCTGCAGCTCTCCAACCTCTCCTCGGGGCCCCTCTTCCTCTCCGGGCCCATCGACCGCGGCGCCCAGCTCTCCGGCCCGCTCGACGCCGCCGTGCCCTTCTCCGGCCCGCTCCCCACCAAGCCCACCAAGCGCACCTCCTCCTCGTCCAGAGGGCTCTCCAGCAGGTTCCGGAAGCCATTATTCGGCAGCCTGCGGCGGAGCGTGTCCGAGAAGCACCAGCCGGCGCTCATGGTGCCACTCCGCCGAGACGACGGCGTGCAGTGGGCGCACGGGCGTGCAGGGGAGGACCGCGTCCACGTGGTTGTCTCCGAGGACCAGCGTTGGCTGTTCGTCGGCATTTACGACGGCTTCAACGGCCCTGAGGCCCCCGACTTCCTTGTTGCCAACCTCTACCGCTTCCTCCTACGCGAGCTTCGTGGGATATTCTACGAAGAGGCAGACAGGGATAGCAAGCGGCTGTGGCAGTTCCTCGCTGACGGCGACGACGATGACAATGAACTCGACTTTTCAGGTTCCGGCCGGTTTGCAATGTCGCTTGCCAGGCTCAAGGAGCGTCGGTTCAACATGTGGGCACATGCAGCGGCTGTGGGTGATGATGAAATCAACAGGGAGTGGGGTCCCAAGAAGTTGGAGGCAGCGCCAGCAGTGAGAGATCATGGAGCTGTGCTTGGTGCGCTCACTCGGGCGCTGGCCTCGACGGAGGCAGCATACCTCGACATGACTGACCAATCAATGGGATCCCACCCGGAGTTGGCGGTGACCGGGGCATGCCTGCTTGTGGCATTGGTGAGGGATGACGATGTGTATGTAATGAATCTTGGGGACAGCCGCGCCATTGTGGCGCAACGAGCAGATGATGACCATGGTTGCGGGCTTGGAGCCATGAGGATGGATGACATCGGCGTGGGATTGGAGATCGAGTCAAGGCCTGTCGGATATCCCATGATTGGGCTCGAGGCATTGCAGTTGTCTATCGATCATAGCACCAGCATCGAAGAGGTAACTTTGTGCTGACACTCCTCTGCATAAGCAAATCTGTTGACACAACTTAGAATGAGTTTGTAGCTTATATACATTTATGTTCTATTGACCTGCTGTTCCACTGTTTATTATGTGTACGCCAGAGCTTCTGTCATTGTCTGTGAGCAATCTGCTCGCGTCTCTAAATGCAAAACGTGCGTGCCTCTGTCAGCAGTAAGGCACTCTAAATGATCAAACCATCACATTATTGTTCTTTGCCGGGCTTGCATTCATATTTCGTAGAACTAACCATGGAAATCATTTTATTGCAAATACCTGAAAGCTTTAAAGTTGAAACACCAAGGCAAAAAAGAAGTTTCATGTCTTCATGAAAAGATCATGCAGAACACTTGTTATCCTTGATGCCTTATTTTCAGTTGGTCAGAGTCACATCCATTTGTTTCATCATTTGGTCATTTGCTGTTAGGTTCCGTTTCCATTACCCTTATTTGTCTTCTAAATTTGTCAATGAAAGCAGTTTGTCATTTTACCCCTTGCACTATTTATGCCTATGAATTCATATTATTTGTTATGATATGCAGGAAGTGCAGAGGATCAAACGTGAACATCCAGATGATGATCAGTGTATCGTAAATGACAGAGTAAAGGGCCGTTTAAAAGTTACCCGAGCATTTGGCGCTGGGTATCTCAAGCAGGTAATTGGGAGGTTGGGTGTTTACTAAGATCTAAGCCTACTCTCATAGTTCATTTTTTTCCTGTTAGCAGTTTATTTGTTGGCTAAAAAACTTATTTTCGAATGAGTATGAATTTATTACCAGgagttagtactccctctgtaaagaaatataagagtgtttaggttactattttaatgatctaaatgttcttatatttctttacagagggagtatttttaaTTTTGAATTATTTAGAAACTACTTTTAGAAGCTCCGATTGGTCTAATGTAATAGAAAACCTAGATAAAGCTTACCTAGAATTTGTGTATGTTGTACAGGCAAAGTTGAACAATGGATTGCTGGAGATGTTCCGCAATGAATACATAGGTGATGCACCATACATATCATGCATACCTTCTCTTTGCCATCACAAGCTCACTTCAAGGGACCAGTTTTTGGTACTTTCTTCGGATGGCTTATATCAGTACCTGAGCAACGAGGAGGTAGTTCTGCATGTTGAGAATTTCATGGAGAGATTTCCTGAAGGCGACCCAGCACAGAGTCTAATTGAGGAACTTCTTTCGCGTGCAGCAAAGAAAGCTGGTAAGCTTTATCTATCATGCCTGTCCTTCCATACCATGCCTTTTCATATTTCAGTTCttgatttgtttgtatgtgaccatTCTTTGCTGTAATCAGCATTACACGTATACAGAAATGACATGGTCACGTGCAAATTCATATACACAAATGACATGCCCGTCGCCAAATTGACTGTCCCTGACATATTATTCCAAATAATAAAATGCTCTTAAGTTATCTTTACCAAATAGCAGTCAAAATTCCTAGCTAGGCTACCCAAATTTAGATTGTCTCTCTGAAGGACCTCACATCATTTTATCATTTTCTTCCAGCCGTATGCCATCTCACATTGATACAGTCATTAACATTCGGTCATTGGCTTATTGTTATGTGCCGATGCATTTCGTCATACATCTAAGCTGGTTTGAGTTATGTTGAATGTCAAATGTGTTTTGATCTGCTTTTGCCCCATTTCTTCTTTGGCTTTCCAGGTATGGATTTCTACGAGCTACTAGATATACCTCAAGGGGACCGGAGGAAATACCACGACGATGTCACCGTCATGGTTGTTTCCCTGGAAGGTAGAATATGGAAATCGTCTGGAACTTATGTGTGATGTTCAGCCGGAACAATGTCAGCATCAACATTTATGGTGCGGCCCCTGCAGCTGGTCAGCGCCTCCGAGCATGCTCATCAAGACAGAAACATCCCCACACTTGACAGCTGGGCAGGCAGATGATGTGCTCCATGCATTTCTGAAAGCTGTACTCTCCGATCGGAGACCGTGGCTGGTCCAGATCTCAGGTTCAGCACAAAACACAGCCCATGAGTCAGATTAACACCGCGGAGAAGAACCgagagggaaaagggggagcaatccCTGTCAGATTAGAGTTAGAATTCGCCTTGTCCCGCCACCCGCAGCGTTAATTGGTCACGGTACTCTGCCTGTGACAATTTTCCCCCACCTCGCTGTGGTGTTGTAGAAGGTTTTGCTTCTTTTTCTTCCCTTGCTGGGAGAGGGAGGAGACCTCTGGGACAGGCAATTTTTCTGGGTCATGTAGGGGGTGTCATGAGCCTGTACGGGGCTCGAACTGTTCTTCAGAAAGGAAAATGACCATTCGCTCCTCGTTTTGTGCTTTATGTTGTCTTCCTCGGCCCTGATTATTGGCAAATCCTATTCCCCGCACGCAAGCGAACGCCCACGCCCGCGCATAAGGCGGGTCATCCTGGGCCTGGCCCAAGAAGGTCGCGTGACGGTGGTGAGGCGGAGGACGAAAGGGGTGCGGCTCACCGCCGTCAGAGAGAGTGGGGTGAACGACGGGGCGGCGGTGAGGGCAGAGAGGGGTAGCGAGGCCGCGGTTGACGGGCGAGGGCGGTTCGGCCGGTGCCGCGAGAAAACAGGAGGTctttaagggcatgtacaatggttgataagacagtcttatcttaaattttgcatgtaatttagagatgataaaaaaatatgtctacaatgggttatattttcaataactagcaattccttaaaatatggtgagacaaattgtgctaagagatcatttcttgtcttatcttaaataagagaagacaaactttttcttatgagttctctctcctccacctcatcatttatcctatgtgACACTCATAAAATagtaccattgtacatgccctaattttGTTCCTGTATCCTGCGTGGCGATAAATGGGTCTTAACGGAGGCTTAAATCGAACTATTCGAGGCCCAGCTTTTCAAGATTCGGCCGGTGCTCTGCTTGGCCTGCTTCGAAGACAGTTGGGACCTGCGAAGATTACGGCATGGTGGAGATATTTGGGTTGCCAAAGTGTTATATTTTGTAGAACGAGCACCCCAATGTTTCCTGTCGTTTTCATTGAGGGAGGGTCAGTTACAAGCTATGAGTGCAAAGGCAGAATATCATATAAAAACCAACGTTCAGCGAAAACAGATGAAAACCACACGAAAAAGATGTtttaaagtttcaaaaaaatctaaaaaagacGAGATGTTAAGAGAGTGATCTTCTATTGCCATGCAAAATTTCAAGTACAAACACATTACGGGATGTGAGCTATGAGAataacaaaatcatcattgaaTATTGAATAGTGCTAACTTCATTATTCagagctgaatttgtttttttttcatagctcacatttcTTGATGCGTTTCGACTTGAAattttgcatggcaataaaatatcACCCTCTTGACATCAAGTATTTTTTCAGATTATTTCAAAACTTTCAAATGTGGTTTTCAtaaagttttttttgaattttggtttctGTATGATATTCTTCCCTCTTTGGCGCCCAAAGGAGAGAACAGATTGAAACACTCACCGCAAAGAACTGGGAACGTTTGGTTTGCTAGCTCACCTAGCTTAGCTGGGCTAGCTTTTCCTAGCCGGCCGTGGCCAGAGACGTCAAAAGCAAGCCTGGTTGTTTGGATGAGTAGCAATTAAAGCGTTAACTACCCACGATTTGTGTTCTTGCCTGTGCGGAAGACCCAAATTGGCTCGCCTCCATCGGCAAGCTTTTCTTGGCAGTTGCGGACTAGGTTGTCCTCAAAAGCTAGTTTTATTTTGCTAACCAAATAGCTAT from Triticum dicoccoides isolate Atlit2015 ecotype Zavitan chromosome 6A, WEW_v2.0, whole genome shotgun sequence encodes:
- the LOC119317480 gene encoding probable protein phosphatase 2C 26; the protein is MGSGASRLLTACACSRPAPASVDAEPCLDDALGHSFCYASAAAYSSSFRHGISGAALSANSSVPVPLYLSSSAAGAGSVPQNYSSAFHTSSSFSSAPLQLSNLSSGPLFLSGPIDRGAQLSGPLDAAVPFSGPLPTKPTKRTSSSSRGLSSRFRKPLFGSLRRSVSEKHQPALMVPLRRDDGVQWAHGRAGEDRVHVVVSEDQRWLFVGIYDGFNGPEAPDFLVANLYRFLLRELRGIFYEEADRDSKRLWQFLADGDDDDNELDFSGSGRFAMSLARLKERRFNMWAHAAAVGDDEINREWGPKKLEAAPAVRDHGAVLGALTRALASTEAAYLDMTDQSMGSHPELAVTGACLLVALVRDDDVYVMNLGDSRAIVAQRADDDHGCGLGAMRMDDIGVGLEIESRPVGYPMIGLEALQLSIDHSTSIEEEVQRIKREHPDDDQCIVNDRVKGRLKVTRAFGAGYLKQAKLNNGLLEMFRNEYIGDAPYISCIPSLCHHKLTSRDQFLVLSSDGLYQYLSNEEVVLHVENFMERFPEGDPAQSLIEELLSRAAKKAGMDFYELLDIPQGDRRKYHDDVTVMVVSLEGRIWKSSGTYV